One segment of Acidianus sp. HS-5 DNA contains the following:
- a CDS encoding DUF234 domain-containing protein, with protein MRELIKEKILVDLPFNYVGKYVHKGEEVNIIAEGDDVIFLGEVKWSNNVDANELVVKMRRIMAKINDKGKKEYYGAFAKSFRRCE; from the coding sequence ATGAGAGAACTTATTAAAGAGAAAATTCTTGTTGATCTTCCATTTAACTATGTAGGGAAATACGTCCACAAGGGAGAGGAAGTTAATATAATTGCTGAAGGTGACGATGTAATATTCTTAGGAGAAGTAAAGTGGTCTAATAACGTTGATGCTAATGAACTTGTTGTAAAAATGAGGAGGATAATGGCTAAAATAAATGATAAGGGCAAGAAAGAGTATTATGGAGCGTTTGCAAAGTCTTTCAGGAGATGCGAATGA
- a CDS encoding ATP-binding protein translates to MIEEYNPWWISKDRLTEVELYMKYNEAEIKWTPDVIDKVSLSPYSLNFIFGPRQVGKSTALILLVKKLLEENANPKAIFYFSCDRLADYKELDEVLEEYIKFRKANNISSSFIFLDEITYPREWYRALKSRIDKGDFKNDVLVVTGSLSMSAKREIETFPGRRGKGKNLLMLPLSFSKYAELFNVKVQKGGLDFVLSNFMKNIHLVSELNDLFEDYLITGGFPNAIRDFVKFGKVSEGTIDDFISSIVSEVNKLKRSETFFKLTIKGIIERTSSEFSYHTLSRSFGVGTVKTAISYVELLQKLYLLKVLEQVDLQGNVLSRKEKKFYFIDPFIYRSFSIWTMTNVPEESRIAESVVISHLSRLYDTFYTKAKGEVDAVIKGEELIGFDVKFGNVKAERKILGRMKKVYILSKDKAEENVIPVSLFLSMLDVPQSVELKVLS, encoded by the coding sequence ATGATTGAAGAATATAACCCTTGGTGGATTTCAAAGGATAGGCTAACAGAGGTAGAGTTATATATGAAGTACAATGAGGCAGAAATTAAATGGACTCCGGATGTTATCGATAAAGTAAGCTTATCTCCATACTCACTAAATTTCATCTTCGGCCCAAGACAAGTAGGCAAATCCACAGCATTGATACTTCTAGTAAAGAAGTTATTAGAGGAGAACGCAAATCCTAAGGCAATCTTCTATTTCTCCTGTGACAGGTTGGCAGATTATAAGGAACTGGACGAGGTACTGGAGGAGTATATTAAATTTAGAAAAGCCAATAATATTTCTTCATCATTTATTTTCCTAGATGAGATAACTTATCCTAGAGAGTGGTATAGGGCATTAAAGAGCAGGATAGATAAAGGAGATTTCAAGAACGACGTTTTAGTAGTTACGGGATCTCTATCCATGTCGGCAAAGAGGGAAATAGAAACTTTTCCAGGAAGAAGAGGTAAAGGTAAAAATCTATTAATGTTGCCATTGTCATTTTCAAAGTATGCAGAATTATTTAATGTTAAAGTCCAAAAAGGCGGATTAGATTTCGTGCTATCAAATTTCATGAAAAACATTCACCTAGTTAGTGAGCTCAACGACCTATTTGAGGACTATCTAATTACTGGAGGTTTTCCTAACGCGATAAGGGACTTCGTGAAATTCGGTAAAGTAAGTGAAGGCACAATAGATGATTTCATCTCTAGCATAGTTAGTGAGGTGAACAAGTTAAAGAGGAGTGAGACTTTCTTCAAGCTTACAATAAAAGGGATAATTGAAAGGACTTCTAGCGAATTCAGTTACCATACCTTGTCAAGGTCTTTCGGCGTAGGGACTGTGAAAACTGCAATAAGTTACGTTGAATTACTCCAGAAATTGTATTTACTTAAGGTATTAGAGCAGGTAGATTTACAAGGAAACGTCCTTAGTAGGAAGGAAAAGAAATTCTATTTCATTGACCCCTTCATTTATAGGTCTTTTTCCATTTGGACGATGACAAACGTTCCGGAGGAAAGTAGAATAGCTGAGAGCGTGGTAATATCTCATTTATCTAGACTTTATGACACTTTTTATACTAAAGCTAAGGGAGAGGTAGATGCGGTAATAAAAGGTGAAGAGCTTATAGGCTTTGATGTAAAGTTCGGTAACGTTAAGGCTGAAAGGAAAATCCTCGGTAGAATGAAAAAGGTTTACATTTTGAGCAAGGATAAGGCGGAAGAGAACGTAATACCAGTCTCCTTATTTTTATCAATGTTAGACGTTCCTCAGTCTGTTGAGTTGAAAGTCTTAAGCTAA
- a CDS encoding cytosine permease, translated as MEKVIDRISITRFYPEKGQVELTEVFPNEKFLWNADVHPVPVKNRNWGPITYFSIWTSMIFIIPSWTLASIGIVMGLNVLQSIFLVFLGNLIVLIPMIIQSHGGARYGLAEPQLTRSRWGTYGAIFPSWIRAIIGAGWWGIESYIITEAATAMYAILTGKLNIVAYTVSHYSDYPFVLSKDFPQIFWGTFVAVIVLQIIVFYYSPVTKSQPILKWLARIGGPIILLSYLAAWLYFMSKVNWSVNLFSLSPSTHASLLSILAFLNANIAFWATMALTMPDYTRFAKNQFSQTIGQIPMPFLMLAVAVLATMTTATSLELYGQPIWDPIVLVSLHMPSPLSILILLGFMLATFLVNVFANAVGPAYDIANTFPKHLTWFRGSLILIAIGLALGAWSYYGNAYSYINNWLLTYGGLLGSVEGVIIFDYAIIRRFKFDLADVFLSSGRFKYWKGINPAAVITFLIISAIIYLPYPGESIALDNAWILSFLLSGVIYLPLMKYWVIPKYQPEIKGSLTHGYYSEETLRIFMKK; from the coding sequence ATGGAGAAAGTAATAGACAGGATTTCTATAACGAGGTTTTATCCTGAGAAAGGTCAAGTTGAGTTAACGGAAGTATTCCCAAATGAAAAATTCTTATGGAACGCAGACGTTCATCCAGTGCCGGTAAAGAATAGGAATTGGGGTCCTATCACTTATTTTTCAATATGGACTTCAATGATCTTCATAATTCCAAGCTGGACTCTAGCGAGTATAGGGATAGTAATGGGATTGAATGTTCTGCAATCAATATTTCTCGTATTTCTTGGGAATCTCATAGTTCTAATTCCGATGATTATTCAATCTCATGGAGGGGCTAGATATGGGCTAGCAGAACCCCAGTTAACCAGATCTAGATGGGGAACTTACGGTGCAATTTTCCCAAGCTGGATAAGGGCAATAATAGGTGCGGGCTGGTGGGGAATAGAGAGCTATATAATTACTGAGGCTGCCACAGCCATGTATGCTATCTTAACTGGGAAATTGAACATTGTAGCTTATACTGTAAGTCATTATTCTGATTATCCTTTTGTGTTGAGTAAGGACTTCCCACAAATATTCTGGGGGACTTTCGTTGCTGTCATAGTTCTGCAGATCATAGTGTTTTACTATTCTCCAGTGACTAAATCTCAGCCTATATTAAAATGGCTTGCAAGAATAGGAGGCCCAATAATCCTTTTATCTTATTTAGCAGCATGGCTTTATTTCATGAGCAAAGTTAACTGGTCTGTAAATCTCTTTAGTTTATCTCCTTCTACTCACGCTTCTTTACTATCAATATTAGCGTTTCTTAATGCTAATATTGCATTTTGGGCAACAATGGCTTTAACAATGCCTGACTATACTAGGTTTGCTAAAAATCAATTCTCCCAGACTATAGGGCAAATTCCTATGCCTTTCCTAATGTTAGCTGTTGCAGTATTAGCTACAATGACTACAGCAACTTCACTGGAACTTTACGGACAACCAATATGGGATCCTATAGTTTTAGTTTCTCTACATATGCCTTCTCCTCTTAGCATATTAATATTATTAGGATTTATGCTAGCAACCTTCTTAGTTAACGTCTTTGCTAACGCAGTAGGACCGGCTTATGATATAGCTAACACTTTCCCAAAGCATCTAACCTGGTTTAGGGGCTCTCTTATCTTAATTGCCATAGGCTTAGCCTTAGGAGCCTGGAGTTATTACGGTAATGCTTACAGCTATATAAATAATTGGCTTTTAACTTACGGAGGTCTATTAGGAAGCGTTGAAGGAGTAATAATATTTGATTATGCAATAATTAGGAGGTTCAAGTTCGACCTTGCTGATGTATTCTTAAGTAGTGGTAGGTTTAAATACTGGAAAGGAATAAACCCTGCAGCAGTAATAACTTTTCTCATCATTTCAGCAATAATTTATCTACCATATCCAGGTGAGAGTATTGCCTTAGATAACGCTTGGATTTTGTCATTCCTACTATCAGGAGTAATTTATCTTCCATTAATGAAGTACTGGGTAATACCTAAATATCAACCCGAGATAAAAGGCTCACTGACTCATGGTTATTATTCAGAGGAGACATTGAGGATTTTTATGAAGAAGTGA
- a CDS encoding MFS transporter → MLTNRREVLKISFSAFFADLGYQAAVASFPIILVFYFHAPIFIYGIAESLNYGGGSLMSLLGGYLADKYGRKKIGVLGNSLIIILSFTGLAVNYVEALILFMLGWWFRNFRTPARRAMVSEVTTESERSEAYGILHALDIGGAALAVTYLSIALYLGIKATVILLFTAVPLVISTIFLALVKAGGKGKPKIMVRKGWIIVISTMFFAFSQYSFGFPIITTAEFTHKLYLATITYGIFLASSAIFGYVFGKLKLSEYKALAFLGYLLASLVSLGFAFLSPLGLIGIYPLSAVMGIAVASTETFEPTIISKLTRGEVGTSMGALSLGRSIGLLIGNSAMGFLYQISFSYAYIFAFLMSFIAFMIVITTIIKRG, encoded by the coding sequence ATGCTTACAAATAGGAGAGAAGTACTCAAAATTTCTTTTTCAGCATTCTTTGCAGACCTAGGGTATCAAGCGGCAGTAGCTTCCTTTCCAATTATCTTAGTATTTTATTTTCATGCACCCATTTTCATTTACGGAATTGCTGAGTCATTAAATTACGGCGGAGGAAGCTTAATGTCACTCTTAGGAGGTTATTTAGCTGATAAATACGGCAGGAAGAAGATAGGGGTGTTGGGAAATTCGCTCATAATTATTTTATCATTTACGGGATTAGCGGTAAACTATGTTGAGGCTTTAATTCTATTTATGTTAGGTTGGTGGTTCAGGAACTTTAGGACTCCTGCTAGGAGGGCAATGGTAAGTGAAGTTACTACGGAAAGTGAGAGGTCTGAAGCTTACGGAATACTCCACGCATTAGACATAGGAGGAGCTGCACTGGCAGTAACTTACTTGAGCATAGCACTTTACTTAGGAATAAAGGCTACTGTAATTTTACTTTTTACAGCCGTACCTTTAGTAATCTCTACAATCTTCCTAGCTCTGGTTAAGGCAGGAGGAAAGGGGAAACCTAAAATTATGGTAAGGAAGGGATGGATAATAGTAATTTCAACAATGTTTTTTGCTTTCAGCCAATATAGTTTTGGGTTTCCTATAATTACTACAGCGGAGTTTACTCACAAGCTTTACCTTGCGACAATAACTTACGGAATATTTTTAGCTTCTTCAGCAATCTTCGGTTACGTTTTTGGTAAGCTAAAGTTAAGTGAGTATAAGGCTTTAGCTTTTTTAGGTTATTTATTAGCATCTCTCGTTTCACTAGGCTTTGCTTTCCTTTCTCCTCTTGGTTTAATAGGAATTTATCCCTTATCAGCGGTAATGGGTATTGCGGTAGCATCTACAGAAACGTTTGAACCTACAATTATATCAAAGCTTACTAGGGGCGAGGTAGGGACTTCAATGGGTGCTTTATCTTTAGGAAGGAGTATAGGACTACTAATAGGAAATTCAGCTATGGGATTTCTTTACCAAATAAGCTTTTCTTACGCTTACATCTTTGCTTTCCTAATGTCTTTCATAGCTTTCATGATAGTGATAACAACTATAATCAAACGGGGATGA
- a CDS encoding MFS transporter gives MLTISQWYSFFLVSQLSLFIFPIVSGVVIFVLGFIGRPLGGIIFGHIGDKISRKTALFLTSLLLILSSILVIILYSCYSVLAFRLFQGLSLGGEWGGASTVLIESYSSSRYRGFIASIVQLSVPIAIILSSTTIFVLTLINLSLWKFSLIPIILLTLLSTYLIKDVSISGMHISKKLPLIEAIKHDWRNILKGIGIKISESAIFYIFTSYIFSKNPSASTLVTLSISLQLFMIPLFGYLSDIIGRRKVIIIGVLLIIPGAILFPGLAGELILSLSDSALYAPQSAILTEIFNRKYRFTASNFSYQVASLIGGALVPSVLRLTNYPVVLVVLPYVIITLVSVILVKETKGREV, from the coding sequence ATGCTTACAATATCACAGTGGTATTCATTCTTCCTAGTTTCACAACTTTCACTATTCATTTTCCCCATTGTTTCCGGAGTAGTTATATTCGTCCTAGGTTTTATAGGCAGACCTTTAGGAGGTATAATATTTGGACATATAGGAGATAAAATAAGCAGAAAAACTGCACTATTTTTAACATCACTTTTGCTGATACTCTCGTCGATCCTAGTCATTATCCTTTACAGCTGTTATTCAGTTCTAGCTTTCAGATTATTCCAAGGCTTAAGCTTAGGCGGAGAGTGGGGAGGTGCAAGTACCGTATTAATAGAGTCTTACAGCTCATCTAGATACAGGGGATTTATTGCGAGCATTGTCCAACTTTCAGTGCCTATCGCAATAATCTTATCCTCTACCACTATATTCGTCCTAACGCTAATTAACCTAAGCCTGTGGAAGTTCTCACTAATACCCATAATTTTGCTTACTTTGCTCTCTACTTACTTAATTAAAGACGTGAGTATTTCCGGAATGCATATCTCAAAAAAATTACCTTTAATAGAAGCAATAAAGCACGATTGGAGGAACATACTCAAAGGTATAGGAATAAAAATAAGCGAAAGCGCAATCTTTTACATTTTCACATCTTACATTTTCTCAAAAAATCCCTCAGCTTCTACGCTAGTTACCTTATCAATTTCTCTCCAACTATTTATGATTCCTCTTTTTGGTTATCTAAGCGATATAATAGGAAGGCGGAAAGTCATTATAATAGGAGTTCTCCTAATTATACCTGGAGCTATACTTTTCCCTGGATTAGCAGGAGAGTTAATTTTATCATTATCCGACTCCGCACTTTATGCACCTCAGTCAGCAATACTGACTGAAATATTTAATAGGAAATACCGCTTTACCGCATCAAATTTCTCTTACCAGGTTGCAAGCCTAATAGGAGGTGCTTTAGTTCCTAGCGTTTTAAGGCTAACGAACTATCCAGTAGTGCTAGTTGTGCTTCCTTACGTGATAATAACCTTGGTAAGCGTTATTCTAGTTAAGGAAACTAAGGGAAGGGAAGTCTAA
- a CDS encoding metallophosphoesterase, with the protein MGLFSFGKKSTTHRNQVKILFTSDLHGSNVAFKKFLNAGKMYKTDVLIIGGDLAGKMLIPIVDLGSGKFDVQGEIVGKEGLQEVENSLANKGIYYGVMDKKEFDEVQEDKRKQDEIFKQAMVERVKEWVNIAEERLKDTGIPLYVNLGNDDPEYLFEVLKQSDVIKITEGEVADIKGYEMLTYGYVNPTPWNTPREKKEEELYRDLKSYLEKANPDKTIINFHAPPYGTNLDNAPLLDKTLKPVVKGGELVFTHVGSTSIRKLIEEFNPLLGLHGHIHESRAFDKIGKTIILNPGSEFSEGVLHAAYIVLEDGRVKAHQFIIG; encoded by the coding sequence ATGGGATTATTTTCGTTCGGTAAAAAGTCTACTACACACAGAAATCAAGTAAAGATCTTATTTACTTCCGATCTCCACGGGTCTAACGTTGCGTTTAAGAAATTCCTCAATGCAGGAAAGATGTACAAAACCGACGTGCTGATAATAGGAGGTGACCTTGCAGGAAAAATGCTAATACCGATAGTTGATCTTGGAAGCGGAAAGTTTGATGTGCAAGGAGAGATAGTTGGCAAAGAAGGTTTACAAGAAGTTGAGAATAGCTTAGCAAACAAGGGAATATACTATGGTGTTATGGATAAGAAGGAGTTTGACGAAGTTCAAGAGGATAAGAGAAAACAAGATGAAATATTTAAACAAGCAATGGTTGAAAGAGTGAAGGAATGGGTAAATATTGCAGAAGAAAGACTAAAGGATACCGGAATACCGCTTTACGTTAATTTAGGTAATGATGATCCTGAGTATTTATTTGAAGTACTGAAGCAGAGTGACGTGATTAAAATAACTGAAGGAGAAGTTGCTGATATTAAAGGTTACGAAATGCTGACCTACGGTTACGTTAATCCTACTCCTTGGAATACTCCAAGAGAAAAAAAGGAGGAAGAGCTATACAGAGATTTAAAGAGCTATTTAGAAAAAGCTAATCCAGATAAAACAATAATAAACTTCCACGCTCCACCTTACGGAACAAACCTGGATAACGCTCCACTTTTAGATAAGACTTTGAAACCAGTAGTTAAAGGTGGTGAATTAGTATTTACTCATGTAGGTTCAACTTCAATAAGGAAACTAATAGAAGAATTTAATCCTTTACTTGGACTCCACGGGCACATTCATGAATCTAGAGCTTTTGATAAGATAGGGAAAACAATAATACTGAACCCAGGAAGTGAATTTAGTGAAGGAGTACTCCACGCAGCTTACATTGTATTAGAAGACGGGAGAGTTAAAGCTCATCAATTCATAATAGGATAA